One part of the Rutidosis leptorrhynchoides isolate AG116_Rl617_1_P2 chromosome 1, CSIRO_AGI_Rlap_v1, whole genome shotgun sequence genome encodes these proteins:
- the LOC139876876 gene encoding uncharacterized protein: MSNYHEVANGTSREDQNHNGDHETAISRDIHALTPSSILPQTLTTHHHNPLGSYLSMSSSDRTFRDDFSNMSLTNSTLVVAGSVIESMEAENGINGVLNRSVSVRNEREVVGSVSDVKKEEVESKITAWKNGKIAEITNRFKCEDAIIKGWESEQVQKATLKMKQVERKLEEKKARAMEKMENEIAKAHQKAEERRASAESIRGTKMSRVLEVANLMKAVGRSPVKNFF, encoded by the exons ATGTCAAATTACCATGAAGTTGCTAATGGTACCAGTAGAGAAGATCAAAACCATAATGGTGATCACGAAACTGCTATTAGCAGGGACATACATGCTTTAACTCCATCATCAATCCTCCCTCAAACTTTAACTACTCATCATCATAATCCTCTTGGATCATACTTATCAATGAGTTCAAGTGATCGAACCTTTCGTGATGATTTTTCAAATATGAGTCTCACTAATAGTACGTTAGTGGTGGCGGGGTCCGTGATTGAAAGCATGGAAGCTGAAAACGGCATTAATGGTGTGTTGAATCGTTCTGTTTCAGTTAGGAATGAGAGGGAGGTGGTAGGATCGGTTAGCGATGTGAAGAAAGAAGAGGTTGAATCGAAGATAACTGCATGGAAGAATGGTAAAATAGCTGAAATTACAAACAGGTTTAAGTGTGAAGATGCGATAATTAAAGGGTGGGAGAGCGAACAGGTTCAAAAGGCGACTTTAAAGATGAAGCAAGTCGAA AGGAAACTGGAGGAGAAGAAAGCGAGAGCGATGGAAAAGATGGAAAACGAGATAGCAAAAGCGCATCAAAAAGCTGAGGAAAGGAGAGCATCGGCCGAGTCGATAAGGGGAACCAAAATGTCTAGGGTTCTTGAAGTGGCTAACCTGATGAAAGCTGTTGGAAGATCTCCTGTTAAAAACTTCTTTTAG